From one Pseudactinotalea sp. HY158 genomic stretch:
- the pdxS gene encoding pyridoxal 5'-phosphate synthase lyase subunit PdxS, whose translation MSITPVQIPPRSIVSTQPAATPRVKSGLADHLKGGVIMDVVTAEQARIAADAGAIAVMALERVPADIRAQGGVSRMSDPDMIGSIVEAVSIPVMAKVRIGHFVEAQVLESLGVDFIDESEVLTPADYAHHIDKWAYRTGFVCGATNLGEALRRINEGAAMIRSKGEAGTGDVSNATTHMRQIRQELRRLANLPEDELYVAAKDLAAPYDLVQSVAATGELPVPLLTAGGIATPADAAMMMQLGAQGVFVGSGIFKSGNPAQRAAAVVEATAHFDDPDVIARVSRGLGEAMVGINVDDVPVPHRMAERGW comes from the coding sequence CTGAGCATCACGCCCGTCCAGATCCCTCCGAGGAGCATCGTGAGCACCCAGCCCGCCGCAACCCCGCGCGTCAAGAGCGGCCTCGCCGACCACCTCAAGGGCGGCGTCATCATGGACGTCGTCACCGCCGAACAGGCGCGGATCGCCGCCGACGCGGGCGCCATCGCCGTCATGGCGCTCGAGCGCGTGCCCGCGGACATCCGCGCCCAGGGCGGCGTCTCCCGCATGAGCGACCCGGACATGATCGGCTCGATCGTCGAGGCCGTCTCGATCCCCGTCATGGCGAAGGTCCGCATCGGGCACTTCGTCGAAGCCCAGGTGCTCGAGAGCCTCGGCGTCGACTTCATCGACGAGTCCGAGGTGCTCACGCCCGCCGACTACGCCCACCACATCGACAAGTGGGCGTATCGGACGGGCTTCGTGTGCGGCGCGACGAACCTGGGTGAGGCGCTGCGGCGGATCAACGAGGGGGCCGCGATGATCCGCTCGAAGGGCGAGGCGGGCACCGGGGACGTCTCCAACGCCACGACCCACATGCGCCAGATCCGCCAGGAGCTGCGGCGCCTGGCGAACCTTCCGGAGGACGAGCTGTACGTCGCCGCCAAGGACCTCGCCGCGCCGTACGACCTGGTGCAGTCGGTCGCCGCCACCGGCGAGCTCCCGGTACCGCTGCTCACCGCCGGCGGGATCGCCACGCCGGCCGACGCCGCCATGATGATGCAGCTCGGCGCGCAGGGCGTGTTCGTGGGATCTGGGATCTTCAAGTCCGGCAACCCGGCCCAGCGGGCCGCGGCCGTGGTCGAGGCCACCGCACACTTCGACGACCCGGACGTCATCGCGCGGGTCTCCCGCGGCCTCGGCGAGGCCATGGTCGGCATCAACGTCGACGACGTGCCGGTGCCGCATCGCATGGCCGAACGCGGCTGGTAG
- the ruvA gene encoding Holliday junction branch migration protein RuvA: MIASVRGDVLRIGLDSVDVDVSGLGYRVYTTPHTLAQLRHGREAVLATSLVVREEALTLYGFAAVEERDMFETLQTVSGVGPRLALAMLAVHTPDEVRGAIDREDTAALRRVPGVGEKSAKRLVLELQGKLGAPAGDTGGPGPAAGAAAAVSADVLAALEGLGWNPKAAEKAIAAVTADGLDPADTAGVLRAALQALGGTRG, from the coding sequence ATGATCGCGTCCGTGCGCGGCGATGTCCTGCGGATCGGCCTCGACTCGGTCGATGTCGACGTCTCCGGTCTCGGCTACCGGGTCTACACCACGCCCCACACCCTCGCGCAGCTGCGCCACGGTCGGGAGGCGGTGCTCGCGACCTCCCTCGTGGTGCGCGAGGAGGCGCTCACCCTCTACGGCTTCGCGGCCGTCGAGGAGCGGGACATGTTCGAGACCCTCCAGACCGTCTCCGGGGTCGGCCCCCGGCTCGCCCTGGCGATGCTCGCCGTCCACACCCCGGACGAGGTCCGCGGCGCGATCGACCGCGAGGACACCGCCGCGCTGCGGCGGGTCCCGGGCGTGGGGGAGAAGTCCGCCAAGCGGCTCGTGCTCGAGCTGCAGGGCAAGCTCGGAGCGCCCGCCGGTGACACGGGCGGGCCCGGTCCCGCCGCCGGCGCCGCGGCCGCGGTGAGCGCGGACGTGCTCGCCGCGCTCGAGGGCCTCGGCTGGAACCCGAAGGCCGCCGAGAAGGCCATCGCCGCGGTCACCGCGGACGGCCTCGACCCGGCCGACACCGCAGGCGTGCTCCGGGCGGCGCTCCAGGCCCTGGGAGGCACCCGTGGATGA
- the secD gene encoding protein translocase subunit SecD has protein sequence MATRPPAQSRPSSRLILLGVLVVLIFGSIFGGTKLSDASWSPNLALDLEGGTQLILTPQTDDGSQITDSDVQQAIEIIRQRVNSSGVSEAEITSQGGTNIVVALPGEPDEDTLNLVRQSAQLRFRAFLYQAPPGPIDPQALDQALAEQEEATQEANPTDGTEGTDGSADTESAAPEEGAAPADEPATEDDAPSTESGAAPTTAQIDEAARKAADLDGDGEISDTPTTEPTSPSDQAWITEQDWYDFYTLNCTDPENLIGGGGDDPAKPLVTCATDGSSKYIVGPMEIPGTDIASASSGMAYSQAGAPTGEYAVNLKFNAEGTATFKEITERLRQPEMVSSQRNRFAIVLDSLVVSAPSVNDVIPNGEAQITGGFTREAAATMARQLSFGALPIHFEVQSEAQISATLGSEQLQTGLIAGLIGLGLVVLYSLLQYRGLALVTVTSLTVAAGLVFGTIALLSWLMGYRLSLPGVAGLIIAIGITADSFIIYFERIRDEVREGRELSAAVDQGWLRARRTVIASDMVNLLAAAVLYFLAVGSVRGFAFTLGLTTVIDLVVVFLFTHPIMRVLIRTKFFGGGHRFSGLDPVHLGSSVTAYRGAGRVLSRGEREQALSIAERKRAARQQEEAMAGAVAGSDSDSDTKDGQ, from the coding sequence GTGGCTACACGCCCTCCTGCGCAGTCCCGCCCGTCCTCACGCCTCATCCTGCTCGGCGTGCTCGTCGTGCTCATCTTCGGCTCCATCTTCGGAGGAACGAAGCTGTCCGACGCGTCGTGGTCGCCCAATCTCGCGCTCGACCTCGAGGGCGGCACGCAGCTGATCCTCACCCCGCAGACCGACGACGGCTCGCAGATCACCGACAGTGACGTGCAGCAGGCGATCGAGATCATCCGGCAGCGCGTCAACTCCTCCGGCGTCTCGGAGGCGGAGATCACGAGCCAGGGCGGCACCAACATCGTCGTCGCGCTGCCCGGCGAGCCGGACGAGGACACGCTCAACCTCGTGCGTCAGAGCGCCCAGCTGCGGTTCCGTGCCTTCCTCTACCAGGCGCCGCCCGGACCCATCGACCCGCAGGCGCTCGACCAGGCCCTCGCCGAGCAGGAGGAGGCGACCCAGGAGGCGAACCCCACCGACGGTACCGAGGGGACCGACGGTTCCGCCGATACGGAGAGCGCGGCCCCCGAGGAGGGGGCGGCACCGGCCGACGAGCCCGCGACGGAGGACGACGCGCCCTCGACCGAGTCGGGAGCCGCGCCCACGACGGCTCAGATCGACGAGGCGGCCCGCAAGGCGGCCGACCTCGACGGCGACGGCGAGATCTCGGACACCCCCACGACCGAGCCGACCTCCCCGAGCGACCAGGCCTGGATCACCGAGCAGGACTGGTACGACTTCTACACCCTCAACTGCACCGATCCCGAGAACCTCATCGGCGGCGGCGGGGACGATCCCGCCAAGCCGCTCGTCACGTGCGCCACGGACGGCAGTTCGAAGTACATCGTCGGCCCGATGGAGATCCCCGGGACCGACATCGCCAGCGCCTCCTCCGGGATGGCCTACAGCCAGGCGGGCGCGCCGACCGGCGAGTACGCGGTCAACCTCAAGTTCAACGCCGAGGGCACCGCGACGTTCAAGGAGATCACCGAGCGGCTGCGTCAGCCGGAGATGGTCTCCTCCCAGCGCAACCGGTTCGCCATCGTGCTCGACTCGCTCGTCGTGAGCGCGCCGAGCGTGAACGACGTCATCCCCAACGGGGAGGCGCAGATCACCGGCGGGTTCACCCGTGAGGCGGCGGCCACGATGGCCCGCCAGCTCAGCTTCGGTGCCCTGCCCATCCACTTCGAGGTGCAGTCCGAGGCGCAGATCTCGGCGACCCTCGGCTCCGAGCAGCTCCAGACCGGCCTCATCGCCGGCCTCATCGGGCTCGGCCTCGTGGTGCTCTACTCGCTGCTGCAGTACCGCGGCCTGGCGCTCGTCACGGTCACCTCCCTCACCGTGGCCGCCGGCCTGGTGTTCGGAACCATCGCCCTGCTGTCGTGGCTCATGGGGTATCGACTCTCCCTGCCCGGGGTCGCGGGGCTGATCATCGCGATCGGCATCACCGCCGACTCGTTCATCATCTACTTCGAACGCATCCGGGACGAGGTGCGCGAGGGCAGGGAGCTGTCCGCGGCCGTGGACCAGGGCTGGCTGCGTGCCCGCCGCACGGTCATCGCCTCGGACATGGTCAACCTGCTCGCGGCGGCGGTCCTCTACTTCCTCGCGGTCGGCAGCGTGCGCGGGTTCGCGTTCACGCTCGGGCTGACCACGGTCATCGACCTCGTCGTCGTGTTCCTGTTCACCCACCCGATCATGCGGGTGCTCATCCGCACCAAGTTCTTCGGAGGCGGTCACCGGTTCTCCGGACTCGACCCGGTGCACCTCGGTTCGAGCGTCACCGCCTACCGCGGGGCGGGCCGGGTGCTCAGCAGGGGTGAGCGCGAGCAGGCGTTGAGCATCGCAGAACGCAAACGTGCGGCACGCCAGCAGGAGGAGGCGATGGCGGGCGCCGTCGCCGGCTCCGACTCCGACTCCGACACGAAGGACGGTCAGTGA
- the yajC gene encoding preprotein translocase subunit YajC — MGLHILATALPSAQNGAATGAGAGMLPLLLIAVAFIGFMMFSNRRRQKKNADQLASLRPGDKVQLSGGMQGTIVSIGTREAFVEVAPGVVVTFVPQAIMGKLPEPSVADLGEIADETDEPEAAERDAAGPDSPTSPDSAPGGADNESR, encoded by the coding sequence ATGGGTCTTCATATTCTTGCCACCGCCCTTCCCAGCGCCCAGAACGGCGCGGCGACCGGAGCGGGTGCCGGCATGTTGCCGCTGCTGCTCATCGCGGTGGCCTTCATCGGCTTCATGATGTTCTCCAATCGTCGTCGGCAGAAGAAGAACGCCGACCAGCTCGCCTCACTGCGTCCGGGGGACAAGGTGCAGCTGAGCGGCGGCATGCAGGGAACCATCGTGAGTATCGGAACGCGTGAGGCCTTCGTCGAGGTCGCGCCGGGCGTCGTCGTGACGTTCGTGCCGCAGGCGATCATGGGCAAGCTGCCTGAGCCGTCGGTGGCCGACCTGGGGGAGATCGCCGACGAGACCGACGAGCCCGAGGCCGCCGAGCGGGACGCCGCCGGCCCGGACTCACCCACGAGCCCGGACTCGGCCCCGGGCGGCGCTGACAACGAATCCCGCTGA
- the ruvB gene encoding Holliday junction branch migration DNA helicase RuvB: MDEAHLLAAEADEVERAAESALRPKRLSEFVGQPVVGDQLSLVLEAARARGRTPDHVLLAGPPGLGKTTLAMIIAGEVGGSLRLTSGPAITHAGDLAAILSGVQEGDILFIDEIHRLARPAEEMLYLAMEDFRVDVVVGKGPGATSIPLTLPPFTVVGATTRSGLLPAPLRDRFGFTGHLDFYSADDLRTVLTRSARLLGAELDERAAAEIATRSRGTPRIANRLLRRVQDWAQVRGTGVLDLAAAQAALTVFEVDARGLDRLDRSVLHSLCRRFGGGPVGLSTLAVAVGEEPETVETVAEPFLVREGLIARTARGRVATDAGFVHIGLVPPAREGTLFG, from the coding sequence GTGGATGAGGCCCACCTGCTCGCGGCCGAGGCCGACGAGGTCGAGCGTGCGGCGGAGTCGGCACTGCGCCCCAAGCGGCTCTCCGAGTTCGTCGGACAGCCGGTCGTGGGCGACCAGCTGAGCCTCGTGCTTGAGGCCGCGCGGGCGCGCGGGCGCACTCCCGATCACGTCCTCCTCGCCGGTCCGCCCGGGCTCGGGAAGACGACGCTGGCCATGATCATCGCCGGCGAGGTCGGGGGCTCCCTGCGACTCACGTCCGGCCCGGCGATCACCCACGCCGGTGACCTGGCCGCGATCCTCTCCGGGGTCCAGGAGGGAGACATCCTCTTCATCGACGAGATCCATCGCCTGGCCCGACCGGCGGAGGAGATGCTCTACCTCGCGATGGAGGACTTCCGGGTCGACGTGGTCGTCGGAAAGGGCCCTGGGGCGACCTCCATCCCGCTCACGCTGCCCCCGTTCACGGTCGTCGGAGCCACGACCCGCTCCGGCCTGCTGCCCGCGCCGCTGCGCGACAGGTTCGGCTTCACCGGCCACCTGGACTTCTACTCCGCCGACGACCTGCGCACCGTGCTCACCCGATCCGCGCGGCTGCTCGGCGCCGAGCTCGACGAGCGCGCGGCCGCGGAGATCGCCACGAGGTCGCGGGGAACGCCGCGGATCGCGAACCGGCTGCTGCGGCGCGTGCAGGACTGGGCCCAGGTGCGCGGCACGGGCGTGCTCGACCTCGCCGCCGCCCAGGCGGCGCTCACCGTGTTCGAGGTGGACGCCCGCGGGCTCGACCGGCTCGACCGGTCCGTGCTGCACTCCCTGTGTCGACGCTTCGGCGGCGGGCCGGTCGGCTTGAGCACGCTGGCGGTCGCCGTGGGCGAGGAGCCCGAGACGGTCGAGACCGTCGCGGAGCCGTTCCTCGTTCGTGAGGGGCTGATCGCGCGCACCGCCCGTGGCCGCGTGGCCACCGACGCCGGCTTCGTGCACATCGGCCTCGTGCCGCCGGCCCGGGAGGGCACGCTCTTCGGTTGA
- a CDS encoding glycosyltransferase family 4 protein: MRIGIVCPYSFDVPGGVQFHIRDLAERLRLEGHDVSVLAPAEEGTEVPDYLTSVGSAVPVKYNGSVARLAYGPMVSRRTQRWLSAGDFDVVHIHEPFAPSCSLIALRHSSAPVVATFHSAQEQSRALLLAAPFMRPGLERIAARIAVSEEARRTVVEHLGGDAVVIPNGVYVDRMRAAPDPRWQGTPDAPTIAFLGRLDEPRKGLQVLLDAVGGIRAHYPGARLLIAGPGDLPAAWAGDPGVTRLGPISDADKAALLSSVDVYVAPQTGGESFGIVLVEAMSAGSHVVASGLAAFRAVLDDGAAGDLFRVGDPADLARAVVESLDEPDRTAAKRAYARSAADRFDWSTVAARILDVYEIVQGGAGAQRRRGLFGRLIGGTG; encoded by the coding sequence ATGCGCATCGGGATCGTGTGTCCGTATTCCTTCGACGTGCCCGGCGGGGTGCAGTTCCACATCCGTGATCTCGCGGAACGGCTGCGCCTCGAGGGCCACGACGTGAGCGTGCTCGCCCCGGCGGAGGAGGGGACGGAGGTGCCGGACTACCTCACCTCCGTCGGCTCCGCGGTTCCGGTCAAGTACAACGGCTCCGTGGCCCGTCTCGCGTACGGTCCGATGGTCTCGCGCCGCACCCAGCGCTGGCTGAGCGCGGGCGACTTCGACGTCGTGCACATCCATGAGCCGTTCGCCCCGAGCTGCTCCCTCATCGCGCTGCGCCACTCGAGCGCCCCGGTGGTCGCCACGTTCCACTCCGCCCAGGAGCAGTCCCGGGCCCTCCTCCTCGCCGCCCCGTTCATGCGGCCCGGGCTCGAACGGATCGCCGCCCGCATCGCGGTCTCCGAGGAGGCCCGCCGGACCGTCGTCGAGCACCTGGGCGGGGACGCCGTCGTCATCCCGAACGGGGTCTACGTGGACCGGATGAGGGCCGCGCCCGACCCCCGCTGGCAGGGCACCCCCGATGCGCCGACCATCGCGTTCCTCGGCCGGCTCGACGAGCCCCGCAAGGGACTGCAGGTCCTCCTCGACGCCGTCGGCGGCATCCGCGCCCATTATCCCGGCGCCCGCCTCCTCATCGCCGGCCCGGGGGACCTGCCGGCCGCATGGGCCGGGGACCCGGGCGTCACCCGGCTCGGGCCCATCTCCGACGCCGACAAGGCCGCCCTGCTCTCCTCCGTGGACGTCTACGTCGCCCCCCAGACCGGCGGCGAGTCCTTCGGGATCGTGCTGGTCGAGGCGATGAGCGCCGGCAGCCACGTCGTGGCCTCCGGCCTCGCGGCGTTCCGGGCCGTGCTCGACGACGGCGCCGCCGGGGACCTCTTCCGGGTCGGCGACCCCGCCGACCTGGCCCGCGCCGTCGTCGAGAGCCTCGACGAGCCGGACCGCACGGCGGCGAAGCGGGCATACGCGCGCTCCGCCGCCGACCGCTTCGATTGGAGCACCGTGGCCGCCCGGATCCTCGACGTGTACGAGATCGTGCAGGGCGGGGCCGGCGCGCAGCGGCGCCGGGGCCTGTTCGGCCGGCTGATCGGGGGGACGGGGTGA
- a CDS encoding YebC/PmpR family DNA-binding transcriptional regulator, whose protein sequence is MAGHSKWATTKHKKAAIDAKRGKLFAKMIKNIEVAARTGGGDPAGNPTLYDAIQKAKKSSVPNDNIDRAVKRGSGAEAGGSDYDTIMYEGYAPGGVAVLVECLTDNRNRAASDVRVAFTRNGGNLADPGSVSYLFHRKGLIVVPSDGTSEEAVLEAVLEAGGEEVTDHGEFIEVLTEATDVVQARVALQDAGIEYDSADVVFHPSMEVEVDADGARKVLRLIDTLEESDDVQNVYANFDASDEVMAELEAE, encoded by the coding sequence ATGGCAGGTCACTCCAAGTGGGCCACGACCAAGCACAAGAAGGCGGCCATCGACGCGAAGCGCGGCAAGCTGTTCGCGAAGATGATCAAGAACATCGAGGTGGCGGCGCGCACGGGCGGCGGTGACCCGGCCGGGAACCCCACCTTGTATGACGCCATCCAGAAGGCGAAGAAGTCCTCGGTCCCGAACGACAACATCGACCGGGCCGTCAAGCGCGGCTCGGGTGCGGAGGCCGGGGGGTCCGACTACGACACGATCATGTACGAGGGCTATGCGCCCGGCGGCGTGGCGGTGCTCGTCGAATGCCTGACCGACAACCGCAACCGGGCGGCGTCCGACGTGCGCGTGGCGTTCACCCGCAACGGCGGAAACCTCGCCGACCCCGGCTCCGTCTCCTACCTCTTCCACCGCAAGGGCCTCATCGTCGTTCCGAGCGACGGCACGTCCGAGGAGGCGGTGCTCGAGGCGGTGCTCGAGGCGGGTGGCGAGGAGGTGACCGATCACGGCGAGTTCATCGAGGTCCTCACCGAGGCGACCGACGTCGTCCAGGCCCGGGTCGCGCTCCAGGACGCGGGGATCGAATACGACTCCGCCGACGTCGTCTTCCACCCCTCGATGGAGGTCGAGGTCGATGCCGACGGCGCCCGGAAGGTGCTCCGCCTCATCGACACCCTCGAGGAATCGGACGACGTGCAGAACGTGTATGCCAACTTCGACGCCTCCGACGAGGTCATGGCCGAACTCGAGGCGGAGTGA
- a CDS encoding NUDIX hydrolase, which produces MSSLGPDWVRCADGVLYRSAARVLLFDDEDRLLLARGHDADDPGRSWWFTIGGGIDPGESPREAAVREVDEETGMRLDPAGLVGPVLRRRARFDFFAETVRQDEDFFLARADGETTLSRAGWTAIERDFMDELRWWPLGELSATAAEVFPHGLPTLAARLARGWDGTLIHLADDNDDQRPAPPGGERRHGPSNG; this is translated from the coding sequence GTGAGCTCGCTCGGTCCGGACTGGGTCCGGTGCGCGGACGGGGTGCTGTACCGCAGCGCCGCCCGCGTGCTGCTCTTCGACGACGAGGACCGGCTGCTGCTGGCTCGCGGTCACGACGCGGACGACCCCGGGCGCAGCTGGTGGTTCACGATCGGCGGCGGGATCGACCCCGGCGAGTCCCCGCGGGAGGCGGCCGTGCGCGAGGTCGACGAGGAGACCGGGATGCGGTTGGACCCGGCCGGACTGGTCGGACCGGTGCTGCGCCGCCGGGCGCGATTCGACTTCTTCGCCGAGACCGTGCGGCAGGACGAGGACTTCTTCCTCGCCCGCGCCGACGGCGAGACGACGCTGAGCCGGGCGGGCTGGACCGCGATCGAGCGCGACTTCATGGACGAACTGCGGTGGTGGCCGCTCGGGGAGCTCTCCGCCACCGCCGCCGAGGTGTTCCCGCACGGCCTGCCCACGCTCGCGGCCCGGTTGGCGCGCGGCTGGGACGGCACGCTCATCCACCTGGCCGACGACAACGACGACCAGCGCCCGGCCCCTCCGGGCGGCGAGCGGCGTCACGGGCCGTCGAACGGGTAG
- the ruvC gene encoding crossover junction endodeoxyribonuclease RuvC, translating to MRILGVDPGLTRCGLGAVEVRERRVRLVDVGVARTTPEMPLEERLLAIADELTAWIARLEPEAVAIERVYVGNNVSTVSATTQVAGLAMVAAARAGCAVALHTPTEVKATVSGYGGAGKAQVQEMVRRILELEEPPRPADAADALALAITHAWRGRAAALDRGGHTAPAVAAASTMTPAQHRWARARAAAERASRRAPNT from the coding sequence ATGCGGATCCTCGGCGTCGACCCGGGCCTGACGCGATGCGGCCTCGGCGCCGTCGAGGTGCGCGAGCGGCGGGTGCGGCTCGTCGACGTCGGGGTCGCCCGGACCACCCCCGAGATGCCGCTCGAGGAACGCCTCCTCGCCATCGCCGATGAACTGACGGCCTGGATCGCCCGACTGGAACCCGAAGCCGTCGCGATCGAGCGGGTCTATGTGGGCAACAACGTCAGTACCGTCTCGGCGACGACCCAGGTCGCCGGCCTGGCGATGGTCGCCGCCGCCCGCGCGGGCTGCGCCGTCGCCCTGCATACGCCCACCGAGGTCAAGGCGACGGTGAGCGGCTACGGCGGCGCGGGCAAGGCGCAGGTGCAGGAGATGGTCCGGCGGATCCTCGAGCTCGAGGAGCCGCCGCGGCCCGCCGACGCGGCCGACGCGCTCGCCCTCGCGATCACCCACGCGTGGCGAGGCCGGGCCGCGGCCCTCGACCGGGGCGGACACACCGCACCCGCCGTGGCCGCCGCCTCGACGATGACCCCCGCCCAACACCGGTGGGCCCGGGCGCGGGCGGCCGCCGAGCGGGCCTCCCGGCGCGCGCCGAACACATGA
- the secF gene encoding protein translocase subunit SecF, which translates to MMASFAQLGNDLYTGKRSFDIVGRRKTWMVAAAGLVLLSIILLVTVKLNPGIEFRGGSEFTVSGVATTEQQPAYDAVDSVAEGQQPRVSQVGGDSIRVQTEELTDAQTTDLKEALAEAYGVDVNSVTSSFVGPAWGADVTTKAIQGLVIFLVLVTLVMALYFRHWKMAVAALIALLHDLVVTVGLYAGVGFEVTPASVIGFLTILGYSLYDTVVVFDKVRENTEGVLEQTRYTYAESANLAVNQTMVRSLNTSVVGLLPVASILFVGSFLLGASTLRDIALALFIGLIFSTLSSIFIATPIEVALRQRDPAIAEHTATVLAKRAAAENAAGEDDDAPVTVGSYAGGLRAGAHRGQAAQPVRRKSRR; encoded by the coding sequence GTGATGGCTAGTTTCGCCCAGCTGGGGAACGACCTCTACACGGGGAAGCGCTCCTTCGACATCGTCGGCCGGCGCAAGACCTGGATGGTGGCCGCCGCCGGCCTCGTGCTGCTCTCGATCATCCTGCTCGTGACCGTCAAGCTCAATCCCGGGATCGAGTTCCGCGGCGGCTCCGAGTTCACGGTCTCGGGCGTGGCCACGACCGAGCAACAGCCGGCCTACGACGCGGTCGACTCGGTCGCCGAGGGGCAGCAGCCGCGCGTCTCCCAGGTCGGCGGCGACTCGATCCGGGTGCAGACCGAGGAGCTGACCGACGCCCAGACGACCGACCTGAAGGAGGCCCTCGCCGAGGCCTACGGGGTCGACGTCAACAGCGTGACGTCCTCGTTCGTCGGACCCGCGTGGGGCGCGGACGTGACCACCAAGGCGATTCAGGGTCTGGTCATCTTCCTCGTGCTCGTCACGCTCGTCATGGCGCTGTACTTCCGGCACTGGAAGATGGCCGTCGCGGCGCTCATCGCGCTGCTGCACGACCTCGTCGTCACGGTCGGCCTGTACGCGGGCGTGGGCTTCGAGGTGACGCCGGCGAGTGTCATCGGCTTCCTCACCATCCTCGGCTATTCCCTCTACGACACGGTCGTGGTCTTCGACAAGGTGCGCGAGAACACCGAGGGAGTGCTCGAACAGACGCGGTACACGTATGCCGAGTCGGCGAACCTCGCGGTGAACCAGACGATGGTGCGCTCCCTCAACACCTCGGTCGTGGGGCTCCTGCCGGTCGCCTCGATCCTGTTCGTCGGATCGTTCCTGCTCGGCGCGAGCACGCTGCGCGACATCGCCCTGGCGCTGTTCATCGGCCTCATCTTCTCCACCCTCTCCTCGATCTTCATCGCGACGCCGATCGAGGTCGCGCTGCGTCAGCGCGACCCGGCGATCGCGGAGCACACCGCGACCGTGCTCGCGAAGCGGGCAGCGGCCGAGAATGCCGCGGGGGAGGACGACGACGCCCCCGTGACGGTCGGCTCCTATGCCGGCGGCCTCCGCGCCGGAGCCCACCGGGGTCAGGCCGCCCAGCCGGTTCGTCGCAAGAGCCGCAGATGA
- a CDS encoding PrsW family intramembrane metalloprotease — protein sequence MSAAAAQPRRSPVPVVGTIAIVAGLIGVVVVLGIVWSETSAASTFVAFLAALVPLSVVMAAVLWLDRWEPEPRRLLLLTFLWGAGVSTASALGINTFLARAIHSASGDPGVTQLLAAVAVAPVVEETLKGAGLLGLFLLSRRLFDGAVDGVVYAATIAAGFAFTENVLYFARGEMAAALGQVFFARAVVSPFAHIIFTTCMGLAIGLASVRARRVTVALLVFPLGWLAAVGLHALWNVTSFLGEAFLLGYLVLQVPIFLAFLALGLWLRRQERRMLAARLGDYLQQGWFAPHEVAMLTSLRRRADALRWAGRYGVRAKDAMAQFQRNATRIALLRNRAVHGRAPADMEARERRLLASLSENRRAFAAASAR from the coding sequence ATGTCCGCCGCCGCGGCGCAGCCCCGGCGGTCCCCGGTGCCGGTCGTCGGCACGATCGCCATCGTCGCCGGCCTCATCGGGGTCGTCGTCGTGCTCGGCATCGTCTGGAGCGAGACGTCGGCGGCCTCCACGTTCGTCGCCTTCCTCGCGGCCCTCGTGCCGCTGAGCGTCGTCATGGCCGCGGTGCTCTGGCTCGACCGGTGGGAGCCCGAACCGCGCCGGCTGCTCCTGCTCACGTTCCTGTGGGGCGCGGGCGTCTCCACCGCCTCGGCCCTCGGGATCAACACGTTCCTCGCGCGGGCGATCCACTCCGCCTCGGGGGACCCCGGCGTGACCCAGCTGCTCGCGGCGGTGGCGGTCGCCCCGGTCGTCGAGGAGACCCTCAAGGGTGCAGGCCTGCTCGGACTGTTCCTGCTGAGCCGGCGGCTCTTCGACGGCGCGGTCGACGGGGTCGTGTACGCGGCCACGATCGCCGCCGGGTTCGCGTTCACCGAGAACGTCCTCTACTTCGCCCGCGGGGAGATGGCGGCCGCGCTCGGGCAGGTGTTCTTCGCCCGGGCGGTCGTCTCCCCGTTCGCGCACATCATCTTCACGACCTGTATGGGGCTCGCGATCGGGCTCGCGAGCGTCCGTGCCCGCCGGGTGACCGTCGCCCTGCTCGTCTTCCCGCTCGGGTGGCTCGCGGCCGTCGGATTGCACGCGCTGTGGAACGTCACCTCGTTCCTCGGCGAGGCGTTCCTGCTCGGCTATCTCGTGCTCCAGGTGCCGATCTTCCTCGCCTTCCTCGCCCTCGGCCTGTGGCTGCGCCGCCAGGAACGCAGGATGCTCGCGGCCCGCCTCGGGGACTATCTGCAGCAGGGCTGGTTCGCGCCGCACGAGGTCGCCATGCTCACCTCCCTGCGACGCCGGGCGGACGCGCTGCGGTGGGCGGGCCGCTACGGCGTCCGCGCGAAGGACGCGATGGCCCAGTTCCAGCGCAACGCCACCCGGATCGCGCTGTTGCGCAACCGGGCGGTGCACGGGCGCGCACCCGCCGACATGGAGGCGAGGGAGCGTCGTCTCCTCGCGTCGCTGAGCGAGAACCGCAGGGCGTTCGCCGCCGCATCCGCTCGATGA